The nucleotide window ctttcattttagtATTATGCTGTCTCATGTGGTTTGGGTGCTCGGACACTCCTTTGTCCGTCGGGCAGCCTACAGGTTGCAACCGCTCCGTAAGCCTAAGCCAGCAGCAATTCTTGACGTGGCCTTTCGTTGGTGTGGGATTGGTGGTCTACGAGTCGCTCAGATGCAGCAACTGGTGAGGATGGCGAAAGGGTGCGAGGGACTCCAGTTCCCGGACCTCCTCATCATACATACAGGTGGAAATCACTTGGTTCTATTGGGTCGCAAAGCTCTCAGAGAGGCGATTTTAACAGAAATCACCCAGCTACCAAAAGAATTCCCGAACACTGCCATTGCGTGGTCGCATATGGTATCCTGTCGCAACTGGGGTTTGAACACTAAATCTAGGACCAATGTTTCTGTACGTCGACTCAATGCGGAAATGTCAAGGTTATGTCCTGGCCCGGGCTGCTTGTGGAACATCCCACACAGACTGCCAAAAGGGGCAGACATGTTTCATCAAGATGGGGTGCATTTATCTGTTGTGGGCACTGACCGTTTCATCGCAGATATTTTGGCCTTCTCTCGCAGCTTGTTTggtggtggggagggcgaaggacctctaGGCCCCTGGTCAACCTTGTGGCAGGAGAGGAGATACTAAAgtcaccctaagcaacagaggggtatCCAAGGCAGGGTCCCCTGGGTAACAACAgaggtaggatcctgcagtcctgaaccaacttgcagatgtacacaccagcttgggggttagggaGCCCAGATCtctggggtgggcatggggctcccgctacacccccagggcagattggcaaattggtgtttggggagggggcggaTCCCGGAGCACGAGGACAAGTGACGGTGAATTGTGGGGAACCGCCCCTCCCCCAGGGATACAGCTGAGgtatggttcacctgtgtggtccaacggaAGTTCGGGACGCGGAGGAATCCTCTCATATTGGGGTGTCAGAATGATTTATGACTTAATTgattaaatgtttattgaaaatATTATGAAGTTATTGATGTAATGTTTAATTTTAATCATTGTGTAAATACATTTCTTCCAATGAAACAAACATGCTATGTCGTTCTGCGTGTGGCGGGTGTTGGGGCAAGGGCCGTCTGGTGGGCTCCGGGTTCTATAGGTGCTTTGTGTGAGAGATCATCTACATGAGGGTTCTGGGCAAGAAGTGTGTACAAGGGACCTAATAAATAATGGACGATGGATGGAACTGTGTAAGAGTAATCTATTCTAGGGGTCATTCAAAGCATATGTGCAAAGGATCCTTGATAGGAGGGACCATGTCCGGATTATGGGGTGGGATCCATACCAGTTTACAGTGACTACAAAAGGAATGTATGCGAAGGGTAATGGGGAATGACCAAGCAAGGGATAAGTGCTAGCCTCTGATGAGTGTACAAGGGAAGGATACACGCCAATCTGCAGCCAGTATGCAAGGGGTCAGATGTGAATGAACATGCATTGCATGCACCAAAGGTCACGGTATGCTAAGCCTCAGTTCTCGCCCGGGAGTACCTGAGAACTACAAAATGGTTGAAAGGcataataaaacatctccactcacctcctccCTCATTCCCAGAAACCCTTGCAGAAAGACAACATCTCTCACTATTTAAATATACTCTTCTTTTATTAAATATATGGCTTTACAGCCCATTTCGTACCCTAAACaaggcaacaagaaaaaaacattgataTGTATAAAAATTATATAGTCCTTGTCTGTGATGTGAAGTGTTTTTCTGAGAGGCAGCATGACACGTTTACAAGTGTCCAATTAGGAGTAAACTGAAGCCGTATCCCAGGAAGAATACCAGTTGGTGGCGAGGTATTCCTGTGCCCAAAAGTACTGCCTGTGGGAAGATCAGGCCCCATTTTACTGATACATTTTTGAGGATGTGTTAAATACCCTTAGGCACTGGCACAGTCGGGCCCCCACCATTCTACTTCCTCCATCACAGGGGAAGCATGGTACTCCACTCGACCAAAAAAGCTTGACCATACACACCTTTCTGATCACCCACCAAATGACCCACACTGGCACTCCCACTCTATTTACCATTTACTAAGAGCAGGAGAATAATAAGGTGGAAAAGTCCCTGAAAGCTAGGATATGCAGAAAAGGATTTAGAAATCTCGAGTCTGTGAGGTTATTACCCATTCCGTGGACTAAAACACACAACAGCACTACGGAGGAGTAATTACCGTGAACAAAAAAAATATCACTAAGCCTGCCACTCTGACCCTCATATTGTGCAACTCATAATCCACCCCTAAATGCAACGATGAGGGCTTGAGTGATCATTATTGGCACAGAGATTGTAATGCTTAATCCCACCTCCCCCAAACTTGTTAAAAAAATTGCACTGAACCCAGGAGGCCATACCTCAGCCAGCCCTCTGTCAAGATGAGGTAACATTTCAGAAGAGAAGACTGGTAAGGTTTAGTCCTGTGCATGTGGTGCAGGGTCACCTTGAAGGTCCCCACGATATCCTGAGGTATACGCCTGGAGAAGAGTCCCTAGGCTGTAGTTCTGTTGAGGAAAATACCTGTTTTAGGGGTACAAGGATCATTGGAAGGTGCACCCTGAAGGGTTAAAGCTTTctggtgtgtgtctgcctgtgggaGTTTGGGGTACCTAATGCTGGGTCCCATCTCACGGAGGAAGACATGCTCCAGTCACCTGAAAGGTGCATATTAACAGGGACCCACTTCCAGCCCTTATCTAAGGGTGGGGtctctccttgcaatgtcaaataAGTCTCCATGAAGTCAGATCCTGTCTTGAGATATACATACTGTAGGGAGGAGAGGATACACAGAAGGGTACATGTCACTGTAGAAGTCTCTGCCAAGCAGACATCATTTTGAAAGAAGGCTTTGGAGAGAAGAAACTTGTCTTTGGGTAAGGAGAAATTATATTTTGTCATCTGGAAGATTTCCTCTAAATGAGACAACTCATCTTGGGGTATAAGCCCCTTTTTGGCAAAGTCACTTTGATCAATCTTTCTGGAGTAGTAGTCATGTCTTTGGGTACGTCTACCCTAGTGATTTCACCTTTAAAGATTCCTCTAGACAGGATGATGCACTTTGGGGTATATCTAATGTTGATCCCAAGCAAGTTTTTTTCTAGCGAAAAGACAGTGGAATGGAAAACCTGCCGCACGAATGGTGTGAAGTTCCCCACTGGAGTGAAGTACCTATCTACAGGTACAGGATCCAATTTAACAGTCCCATTCAAGATGCCCCAGGTGGGTGTATGAGAGTACATATTTCTTCAAATTAGGTCATCTAGCGGAACCCCTTGGATGAAAGGGTTTCATGGACCTGCTCATCATCTTCTTCAGCTCCTTAAAGGATCTTGCACGGTGAAGCTTGCTTCTGGCACTGCATGGGCCGGTGCCATCAATCGGATTAGAGGCATGGCAGGGAGTACCATTACACACGTGCTGCTGGATGCTCCAGTCACTGTTTAGGCTACAGTCGCTGCAGGCGTCTACGTCACTGAGGCCAGTAATGCTGCACAAGTGGTATCTGACCTTCATGGAGGGCTGTGGCACAACCTGGCCAGTCCCGTTGTGGCAATCAGAGGAGACAGCCCAGACAGCAGGACCCTGGCAGAACTCGTTTCTCAGCCTACTGGGGCTGTCACAGTCCTGGCTGGCAGAAATCTCTAGCACTGATGTCCATTGGTGCCTGGCACTAGCATATACTTTCCAGTTGTCGGCAGTTAGGCTAAGTCGTGAACCACACCTGCACAAGGCCTCATGTTTTGGGAAAGAGATGGCAGCAGCACTTACATTCATCTCGGAGGCGCAGCGGGCACTATTGCGCTTCTTGCGCAAACTCAGTCTCCGAAAGACTTCTTTGGGGCTTAGCCAGCTTCGTTCAGAGCTAGGCACTGCTGCCTTCACCAGCTCTCGTGAGGCATGCCTACCTTTGTATAGATCGTCTGTGCTGGGCACTGACCGCTGCGGCACCAGCACAAGGCGACAAGTTGGAGGAATTAAAGGAGTTAAGTGGTCTGGATCCAAAGTTGAAGCATGCTCAGCGTTTCTCTGCTGGCCATCATTGTATGGCCCTCCTTGGGGCAAATCTACAGTGCTTGAGCCAGTGTCCACAGAGATGACAGAGTCGCGACTCCGCTGTGAGTCCCGTACTCCGGCTGATGCATCTGCAGACCTCATGTGGGTGCATGTTGAGATGCGTCTGCGGATCCGTGAGCCTGAGCGCCTCAGCTGAACGACGACAGGTGGAGAACTATAGACTGATGACATGGATAAGCTCTTCTGGTGGCTTGCTAGTGAGCCCGGCTCAGAGCGGCTTAACGCTAGTCCACAGGCCACAGAGCGACATCGATGCTGCAGCACTAGCTTGGAGATATAGCGGTCTATCCGACAGCGCAGCAGCTCCTCAGAGCAGGGGCGTTGTGAGGAGGACAGAAGCTCTTGCGACTCAGGGGAACAGGCTACAGTTGCACTCAAGTCCTCATGTGAGGGGCTGGTGGTGAAAAGTGGGCTCTGCAGGGCGACAGCATGTAGTGGGCTCGGGTAGTGGTAAACTTCATTGGTGTTGCGGGAGATCAAGTCACACTTGTAAGGAAGTGATGAGAGACCTGGAGCAAGGAGGGCACCTAATGCCTGCAGCGGGGAGAAGTCCAGGTCACCTAGAACGAAAGAGAAGAACATTAGTGAAGCTAGACCCTCTTCTACAGTTAATTATCAGTTTGCTCATCTCAAGCGGCTGTGCCCATATCACCCCACTCCCCTCAACATTACTTTTACTGGGTGCACGGAGCACAGACTGAGCCAGTGCGTCTTATTACAGTGAATGTGTTGACCCCAGTGCAACCACAAACCTGTGTCTGCTTTCGGGCAGTGCATTAGTGAGAGACAGAATGGAAATTTGTAGCTGCCGGTCCGCCTTTCACTATGAAGATGGCAACCCAGCCTGAATTCGAAAGGGGGCAGAGATTCCCCTGCAGGCAGGTGCGGTGAATTACCCCACCTGGAGTGGGATGTCTGACTGGTCAATTgaaccctctgtcccttccaaaatgcACCTTTGTTGGGGGAAAGGGGACGCACTGACAGTCAGTGCACTCTATGACAGCTCCTTTGAGTCTCCATCTATTATATGGCAACGTCACAGAGGCCATGTGTTTCCTCATTTGTTTGGGGTCAcgcctccatgcaaatgagggaaaaccTCTTGAGATTAAACAAGCTGTACAAATATGCAGGCGCTATCTGCATTATTAGGCTGCACAAGCATCTGAAGCTCCTTATGTAATACCAACGTGTCAGGGGCTATAACAAGTAGGTGCATATCCCCAGTTCAACCACTGGGAACTTTTGATAATATGGACCTATCGCACTGCTTGGAAACCATTCTATGTTATATAGAGGATGCAATCCCACAAACCCACCCGTCCAACACAGGTGTATAGCTCGATTGACTTACACAACCAGAGTGCATTGAAATACTCCAAGCAGTTTACATTACCGACCAATAAGTAACTACAAAACTGTTAACTCTGGTGTCAAACCAGTACAATAGATCACTGGGTCAAGTACCCGACGAGCACCCAGCATTTTGAAGTTTGAATCCCAATTGTGCTTTTTAAAATGTTGAGGACGATAAAATGAATGCATTGGGCTGGGTAATAATTGGTGCAACTAGATTTTTGCTCTAACCACAACATTATCATCTGGCTATCTCACACCGTAATAGTGATACAGATGAGATTCTGGTGCTACAAATATGTCCTCATCGGTAAACAAATCTTAATACACTCACTTCATGCAATTAAAGATGGTGCCTCACCTCCCACCTTTATTCAGTAACTAGTCTAAAGTGTATTTCCAGTTTTGAATTAGTCTACGTTCAAAAACACTAGCTCCTTCCCCCAGCTCGTCAGGGTTGCTTACAGTGGTTAAAATAGGTACATCTTTCAATTATTTAATGTAACAGAATTCAGCAAAACTTGTTGACGTTTGCAAAATGTCAGGCGTGCCATTACAGCAAGTGTACACTTACTTTATTAACTTTTGAGCCATACGAGCTAGAATTGTTTGTCTGCATATTATGCTGCAGAGGGTGGCTTACGTGGCAAGGATGGCATATTCATATTTATGCTGAAACAAATGTACCTGCAAGATCATGTTTTTTTCCCAGTAGGCAATACCAACATTCAAAGGTGAAGAGACAATTCAGCTTGTGGCATTTCTCATAAACAGTAATTATTATTTAAAGCACTTTGCTAATATGCTTAAAACAACTGCAACTGCTGTGTGGGAAAAATTCACCACTAACGCATCACAACCCTACAGTCATGGGagactcactacatcaaaggaccTTTTTTTTGTAGTTTCTGCCCAAGCGCCAGGGTCTGGATACAGGTCAGAGCCCCCAGTGTGTTTAGAAGTAAGGGACCAAGACACTGACAACAAAAGGGAACTGGAGGAGCAAGTGTGGCCCTCTTATGGCTAAGTAGTTTATGATGATAGAGGGAACCCCAGGGGCTTATCAGCATATGTCCCATGGAAGCCGACCTCATCTTATATTAGGGTTCTCTGAACCATACATCATACGAGGAATCGTTTTGCAACTTCTAGTGAGGCATGGCACGTTGTGCACTCTCCTACCATCTAGTGATGAGTTCAGGATATTACACTTTATTTCCCTTCATATTTTGTTTTCAGTTTCGGGGGTACATTAAATAACTCATGAGCAAGCCCTACTAAACCCACAATGCACCAGGACGCAAACCTTTGTGTCTCTATCCCCCTTCAAAAATGTTTATGTGAAAGTGTGATAAGTATAGGTATGTAGAACAGTTAAGCTTCAGTTCAACTACCACCTTCAACAGTAAACCCTGCAAACTGATTGTTACTGGAAAGTAAAGACGTTTTCGTTTGCAACAATTGGTGATGTAGAGAGCATGCTAGGCACATACTGCAAAGCAACTACCCGTCCTCCGAAGCAGTGGTCTGGAGAACATAAAAGTAAGTTAAATCTTTAGAAAAGTTAGGACAAGTTGGGCCTCATTGCAATCTGTATAACCACACCAACGTTTTGTGATTGTGTAGACTGTACTGCAAGTAGCTGCCTGGCAGAGGTCTGCTGCTGGAATGATTCCTGTTCCCCTTTACGACTGGAAAGAGGTTTTGATGTTCTCTAGCATATTCACTTAGCTTTGCATAACAGATCACGAAAGCACATAATAGATCTTAAGAATTCTCACCTTCGAAATGTGGTTATCCAAACATGGTGGCAAAACAGTATCAAAAGCTCTTTCATTTTACAAAATGGGTGTGTACTAGGTATACCGTACATAAGAGCCATACCATATTTGCTTAATGATCTCGCGGCAAGGCTTTGCAGATTGATGAAAAAAGTGGGTAGCTGAATTGACTGAAAAGTATGAAACAAGGACACTACCTTCAGTAAAAAGTTTGGCAATTTGTGTAATAGCACTTTGCTCTTGTGTAACTGCAAATAGGATTTCTCAACTGATAATGCTTAAGCCATAAAGCTCTGCGCAGTGAGGTTATGGCCACAAAAAAGTCAACATTCAATATGagctgttgtaaaaaaaaaaaaaaaaaaaaaaaaaaagtacaaatagaaTAGTTCAACTGATATTTCAATTAACCTTGTAAGAATGCTAATTCATCCTAAGAAGGTATAGGGATGATGCAACTGTCTTTTTTAATCTTTCTACACAAACAAGTCTTTATGACTGGTACTCTTATAGTTGACTGACATGGTGCCCTCGACTCACAAAGGTGATTGTGCCCAGAAATATACGTTTGCAGCCGAAAATACCTTATTTATGCCTTCCACAAATTAGCAAAATAATCCTAAACAGGTTTAACTACTGTGGATTTCTTTGCATTCATGGCATAGGAAAACCTATGCAGGGGGTGGTAAATGGGTATCACAAGGCGGGATATGCCTTGTAGGTTTGTGAAAGCCTACAAACATACCTTTCTGGGCATTCAAAACTCAGATCCAACCTCTTCCTGTTCTGATAATTGCTAGAAACGTACTCCAGCAAGGCCTGGACTCATTTCCTTTATAGAAGAGGAATACATCACACCCAGATTTACTGGACTGTAAGAGGAAGGTCTTTTTCCAAAGGGAAGAAAGTCTTCCTTGCAGATGGAAAAAAGAACGTGCATTTGCCCAGTGGGAAGAATGAGGCAGTGGAAGTTGTCGAGTGGGATTCCCAGTAGCAGGCTTGAAAACCTAAGCCTGGCACAGCTTTACAGGCATCCTTCTGGGATTGACTGTAAATTGAAAAGAAACTGAAAAGTACGTTGAGGCAGATATGTTAGAATTAAGAAGGTCATGCCGAGATTAAAACATAACAATCATTGTCATAGGGCCTAAGACAAACCACTTACAGTAATGAAAACCACATACAGTAAGTGGTGCAAAGGTGCAGGCAAACGTCCCTGATCAACTTATCCACAGATATCCTCCCTAGAACAGACGTTTCGAGCACCTGGAGGCGACACGTTGGCACTTTCTGATCTCACGTGTGATAAACCGATTTATTTGCAGAGTCACccattttttaaattactgtgataaAATGTGAGAGTTGATTCCTTAATTTTGTGTCTGCTGGGGATTTCAGCTTAAAATAGCCACAAACTCCTTGTGCACTACTATCACATGTTCTGCCAACAGATGTATTTGTCAACATTGTGCCCAACTGCAAATTGCAGGTGCATCGTTTGACACCTGAAGGAATGATTGCCCAACCTTCACATGACTCTCCCTAGTACAtggctgtcatggctactggcatAAAAACGAATTTGTTGTACATCTTTTTCAATGTAAAGCCCTAAACTACTGCACATGACATCTTGTCTCTAATTCACATTCCGGGCATACAAGATTCCGTGAGTGAGGCATTTGTCTTGGTGATCACCTGTTCCTTTggggctagaaaaaaaaaaaaaaatcagtctagTAGGAAATGTATCTTGTTCCTCCACTGAAGCTTGTAGTGTATGTAGCTGGGCTCCACTACCACTATAACCTCCCAATCTCCAGATGCCTGTGAGAATTGACTTGCCATACATTACAGTGAGTTCAATAAAGTGCAGGCACGAATCTGGAACCAAAGCAATGCATGAAGCAATCATAATAGtaatgtcatcaccttctgcactgtAAGATGATCCAAAATGGTAAAGGGAAAACAGTATGTGAAACACTAGTGTGCTTTCTCCATGTTTGGGTATACTTAGCCTCCAAAGAATTATTTGTGAACCCTAAAAAGCTCTGGATTTCTTGTGGCCATAATGGAATTTCTTTACATGGATTGTGAACTCAAGCCAAGCAGTTTTAAGTGAGTCGTGACTTGACATTTCTGCCATGCTGTCACTTTACCAACTAGTTGTTCAAATATTTGCAGACAAGGACTTTGAGAGAACTTTCTGTGATTTGCTTTAGGGGAGCTAGAAGATTGTAGAGCTCCTGTTGGGTGTAGCAATAGGATATTGGCTTGTAGAATTGCCATTTTGAAGTGTACCGT belongs to Pleurodeles waltl isolate 20211129_DDA chromosome 9, aPleWal1.hap1.20221129, whole genome shotgun sequence and includes:
- the LOC138259374 gene encoding uncharacterized protein, giving the protein MSRKAAPPSLWTGTDRIRVGQRLRASLAGLLELEVLREKHAEGVRGALAGLLGGTPDDEDRWGVLKDVPGGSTKQADDHQKEPPSQEWKPTTQKPPEPGGGQIDQQEVSKLKCSLSEDTLEGKEKHHCSVETLDTDCVTKQPADDTMNAAFGFSTGRIAESSLGSRLRLGSSSVFTDHLMLGKRLTVTAEPGTTLEDPREVMDTDSRPSSGFYETSEMDSCSLSTSCTSMYSEGPQGSCWSVDSLCHLPAFSEGKSARPHSTDEAAVRLMDLRMQRLMMSNHPTRDQQRDSRRPVSTGDLDFSPLQALGALLAPGLSSLPYKCDLISRNTNEVYHYPSPLHAVALQSPLFTTSPSHEDLSATVACSPESQELLSSSQRPCSEELLRCRIDRYISKLVLQHRCRSVACGLALSRSEPGSLASHQKSLSMSSVYSSPPVVVQLRRSGSRIRRRISTCTHMRSADASAGVRDSQRSRDSVISVDTGSSTVDLPQGGPYNDGQQRNAEHASTLDPDHLTPLIPPTCRLVLVPQRSVPSTDDLYKGRHASRELVKAAVPSSERSWLSPKEVFRRLSLRKKRNSARCASEMNVSAAAISFPKHEALCRCGSRLSLTADNWKVYASARHQWTSVLEISASQDCDSPSRLRNEFCQGPAVWAVSSDCHNGTGQVVPQPSMKVRYHLCSITGLSDVDACSDCSLNSDWSIQQHVCNGTPCHASNPIDGTGPCSARSKLHRARSFKELKKMMSRSMKPFHPRGSAR